One genomic region from Skermania piniformis encodes:
- the metG gene encoding methionine--tRNA ligase: MENAAKPPFYLTTAIAYPNGAPHVGHAYEYISADAIARFKRLDGYDVFFMTGTDEHGQKVQQAARRAGIPVTEYAARNSDVFQRLDEQLGISYDRFIRTTDPDHARSCSAIWQAMQDAGDIYLDTYAGWYSVRDEAFYTENETSLTEDGSRVATETGTPVTWTEESNYTFRLSAYQDRLLDLYERKPDFIAPGTRRNEVISFVSGGLKDLSISRTTFDWGIPVPDDPDHVMYVWVDALTNYLTGAGYPDTGSDRFRRLWPANLHIVGKDIIRFHCVYWPAFLMSAGIEPPERVFVHGFLYNKGEKMSKSVGNVVDPRTLVDDYGLDQVRYFLLREISYGQDGNYSHDAIVTRINADLANELGNLVQRSLTMVAKNCAGVVPTPGRYTDDDHALLAAAHGLLARCRDEFDAQQMHLALEAIWSVLGETNRYFSRQQPWVLRKTDPARMATVLYLTLSVLRVVGTLLQPVMPDSATRILDLLGVPTDRRTFDDLGNLLPPGAPLPAPSPVFPRYVDEAATNQA; this comes from the coding sequence ATGGAGAACGCAGCCAAGCCTCCCTTCTACCTCACGACCGCCATCGCGTACCCGAACGGGGCACCGCACGTAGGTCACGCCTACGAATACATCTCCGCCGATGCGATAGCCCGGTTCAAGCGGCTGGACGGATACGACGTCTTCTTCATGACCGGTACCGACGAGCACGGGCAGAAGGTGCAGCAAGCGGCACGCAGGGCGGGGATCCCGGTCACCGAGTACGCCGCGCGCAACTCCGACGTGTTCCAGCGACTCGACGAGCAGCTCGGCATCTCCTACGACCGGTTCATCCGCACCACCGATCCGGATCACGCCCGGTCCTGCAGCGCCATCTGGCAGGCGATGCAGGACGCCGGCGATATCTATCTCGACACCTACGCGGGCTGGTATTCGGTGCGCGACGAGGCGTTCTACACCGAGAACGAAACCAGCCTGACCGAGGACGGCAGCCGGGTGGCGACCGAGACCGGCACCCCGGTGACCTGGACCGAAGAGTCCAACTACACGTTCCGGCTGTCGGCCTATCAGGATCGCCTGCTCGATCTGTACGAACGCAAACCGGACTTCATCGCGCCCGGAACCCGGCGCAACGAAGTGATCAGCTTCGTCTCCGGCGGTTTGAAGGATCTCTCGATTTCCCGGACCACCTTCGACTGGGGCATTCCGGTACCGGACGACCCGGACCACGTGATGTACGTGTGGGTGGATGCGCTGACCAACTACCTGACCGGTGCCGGGTACCCGGACACCGGGTCGGACCGATTCCGCCGGTTGTGGCCGGCGAACCTGCACATCGTCGGCAAGGACATCATCCGCTTCCACTGCGTGTACTGGCCGGCGTTCCTGATGTCGGCCGGGATCGAACCGCCGGAGCGGGTGTTCGTGCACGGGTTCCTTTACAACAAGGGCGAAAAGATGTCGAAGTCGGTCGGCAACGTCGTCGACCCCCGCACGCTCGTCGACGACTACGGCCTGGACCAGGTGCGGTACTTCCTGCTCCGGGAGATCTCCTACGGCCAGGACGGCAACTACAGCCACGACGCGATCGTCACCCGGATCAACGCGGACCTGGCCAACGAACTCGGCAACCTGGTGCAACGGTCACTGACGATGGTCGCGAAGAACTGCGCCGGCGTGGTACCCACGCCCGGTAGATACACCGACGACGACCACGCACTGCTGGCCGCCGCGCACGGTCTGCTCGCCCGATGCCGCGACGAGTTCGATGCACAACAGATGCATCTCGCGCTGGAAGCGATCTGGTCCGTGCTCGGCGAGACCAACCGGTACTTCTCCCGACAGCAACCCTGGGTGCTGCGCAAAACGGACCCCGCCCGCATGGCGACCGTGCTGTACCTCACCCTGAGCGTGCTCCGGGTGGTGGGCACGCTGCTGCAGCCGGTCATGCCCGACTCCGCCACCCGCATCCTCGATCTGCTCGGCGTACCGACCGATCGCCGCACCTTCGACGATCTCGGCAACCTGCTCCCACCCGGCGCGCCGCTCCCCGCGCCGAGCCCGGTCTTCCCCCGCTACGTCGACGAGGCAGCGACCAACCAGGCCTGA
- a CDS encoding metallophosphoesterase: MIVLAQVSDTHIDLGERNTERTRRVAAYLDAIPGRIDAVVVSGDIADHGAVAEYELARQLLPSRHPVYLMPGNHDSRDALRRVLLGSEGTGPINQIHQVGELTLLLVDSSVPGQSWGALTDETYAWLADALAAGSGPVMVFLHHPPVRLFSPLVDPIRLVGDEQFADLLAGSGRVVGVACGHAHTPATTVFAGVPLVIGPSVASILAPQWETRECPMVDYTSPPALAFHVVDDTGRLTTHFRTVSKRFTENAFDPALAPRS; encoded by the coding sequence ATGATCGTCTTGGCTCAGGTCAGCGATACGCATATCGACCTCGGCGAACGCAACACCGAACGAACCCGGCGGGTCGCGGCCTACCTCGATGCGATCCCCGGCCGGATCGATGCCGTCGTGGTCAGTGGCGACATCGCCGATCACGGCGCGGTGGCCGAATACGAGCTCGCCCGACAGCTGTTGCCGAGCCGCCATCCGGTGTACCTGATGCCCGGCAATCACGACAGCCGCGACGCGTTGCGCCGAGTCCTCCTCGGCAGCGAAGGCACCGGGCCGATCAACCAGATCCACCAGGTGGGCGAGCTGACCTTGCTGCTGGTCGACAGCTCGGTACCGGGCCAGTCCTGGGGAGCGCTCACCGACGAGACCTACGCGTGGCTGGCCGACGCGTTGGCCGCCGGCAGCGGGCCGGTGATGGTGTTCCTGCATCACCCCCCGGTTCGCCTGTTCAGCCCGTTGGTCGATCCGATCCGCTTGGTCGGCGACGAGCAGTTCGCCGACCTGCTGGCCGGCAGCGGCCGGGTGGTCGGCGTCGCCTGCGGGCACGCGCATACCCCGGCGACCACGGTGTTCGCCGGCGTCCCGTTGGTGATCGGGCCGAGCGTGGCCTCCATCCTGGCCCCGCAGTGGGAAACCCGAGAGTGCCCGATGGTGGATTACACCTCGCCACCGGCACTCGCCTTTCACGTCGTGGACGACACCGGCCGGCTCACGACGCATTTCCGTACCGTGTCGAAGCGATTCACCGAGAACGCCTTCGATCCGGCACTGGCGCCGCGGTCCTGA
- a CDS encoding ABC transporter ATP-binding protein, whose product MTDRAEPRGTGPLRPVEYATGAVLGGLVVALAVVASVVPFAGVLQLLEPVPFGIVAVRYRARTIVATTVAAAVSAYVAAGALAAATVASAAVLGGIIGSVRRQQRGALTMLGYAILGGISHGLFAVGMLLLFSESRTLLLDSIRNSVAGIVAITEKMPGGAESAARFTELTETLLHWWWAWIGCSVALFFVLATIVAWAVLGAVLDRLTWLPGVDRLAAPPDDRPVDPLPIQLAGVRYRYPGSAVEALRGVDLTVGTGEFLAVVGSNGSGKSTLARVLAGRQPTAGTVARPGAAGLGQAGGTGVVLQRPESQTLGVLVADDVVWGLPPGTDTDVDGLLAEVGLGGLGNRQTTTLSGGQLQRLAVAAALARRPALLIADEATAMLDPRGRAELVALLSALPARHGITVVLITHHAADAAAADRVIHLRDGTVVDSPPRWLPIPAAPPVPARPSSGTGEPLLVLHDVHYTYDSGTPWAAPALRGLELSVCRGEAVLVIGDNGSGKSTLAWVMAGLITPDRGSCQLAGKPIARQVGRVALAFQHARLQLQRRTVGAEIASWGLNPGSGAVGRALDAVGLDRALAGRSIDELSGGQARRVALAGILAAQPQIVVLDEPLAGLDPAGRAEIVALLARLHAGGLTMVIISHDIDEFTPICNRTVRLESGRIAAEPELLMSTVGRAGS is encoded by the coding sequence GTGACCGACCGAGCCGAGCCGCGGGGCACCGGACCGCTGCGGCCGGTGGAGTATGCCACCGGCGCAGTGCTCGGCGGTCTGGTGGTGGCGCTGGCCGTGGTCGCGTCGGTCGTCCCGTTCGCCGGGGTATTGCAGCTGCTGGAGCCGGTCCCGTTCGGGATCGTGGCCGTACGGTATCGCGCCCGCACGATCGTGGCCACCACGGTGGCCGCGGCCGTCTCGGCCTACGTGGCGGCCGGCGCGCTGGCTGCAGCCACGGTGGCGAGCGCGGCAGTGTTGGGCGGAATCATCGGCAGCGTGCGGCGGCAACAGCGCGGCGCCCTCACCATGCTCGGCTACGCGATCCTCGGGGGTATATCGCACGGGCTGTTCGCAGTGGGCATGTTGTTGCTGTTCAGCGAAAGCCGGACGCTGCTGCTCGACTCGATCCGCAACAGCGTCGCCGGGATCGTCGCGATCACCGAAAAGATGCCCGGCGGAGCCGAGTCGGCGGCGCGATTCACCGAGCTGACCGAGACCCTGTTGCACTGGTGGTGGGCCTGGATCGGTTGTTCGGTAGCGCTGTTCTTCGTCCTTGCCACGATCGTGGCCTGGGCGGTACTCGGTGCCGTGTTGGACCGGCTGACCTGGCTCCCCGGCGTCGATCGGTTGGCCGCGCCGCCCGACGACCGACCGGTGGACCCGCTGCCGATCCAGCTCGCCGGAGTTCGGTACCGCTATCCGGGCAGTGCGGTGGAGGCGTTGCGCGGAGTCGACCTGACGGTGGGGACCGGCGAATTCCTCGCGGTGGTCGGCTCGAACGGGTCGGGCAAGTCGACCCTGGCCCGGGTGCTGGCCGGCCGCCAGCCGACCGCCGGCACCGTCGCCCGTCCCGGCGCTGCGGGGCTGGGCCAGGCCGGCGGCACCGGTGTCGTCCTGCAACGACCGGAAAGCCAGACGTTGGGGGTGTTGGTCGCCGATGACGTGGTGTGGGGCCTGCCGCCCGGCACCGATACCGATGTGGACGGGTTACTCGCCGAGGTCGGCCTCGGCGGCCTCGGGAATCGTCAGACCACGACGCTGTCCGGCGGCCAGCTGCAGCGGCTCGCCGTGGCCGCCGCACTCGCCCGTCGACCGGCCCTGCTGATCGCCGACGAGGCGACCGCGATGCTGGACCCGCGCGGCCGGGCCGAGTTGGTGGCGCTGCTATCCGCACTCCCCGCCCGACACGGAATCACGGTGGTCCTGATCACCCATCACGCGGCGGACGCGGCGGCGGCCGACCGGGTGATCCATCTGCGTGACGGCACCGTCGTGGACAGTCCCCCGCGGTGGCTCCCGATCCCGGCAGCGCCACCGGTCCCGGCCCGGCCGAGCAGCGGTACCGGCGAGCCGTTGCTCGTGCTGCACGATGTGCACTACACCTACGATTCCGGCACCCCGTGGGCTGCGCCCGCGCTACGCGGACTCGAGCTGAGCGTGTGCCGCGGTGAGGCGGTACTGGTGATCGGCGACAACGGATCCGGCAAGTCGACCTTGGCCTGGGTGATGGCCGGCCTGATCACGCCCGACCGGGGCAGCTGCCAGCTCGCCGGAAAACCGATCGCGCGGCAGGTGGGCCGAGTCGCGTTGGCTTTCCAGCATGCGCGGCTGCAGCTGCAGCGGCGCACCGTCGGGGCCGAGATCGCGTCGTGGGGGTTGAACCCGGGATCCGGTGCCGTCGGCCGCGCACTCGACGCGGTGGGGCTCGATCGTGCCCTGGCCGGCCGTTCGATCGACGAGCTCTCCGGCGGTCAGGCCCGCCGAGTCGCACTCGCCGGAATTCTTGCCGCCCAGCCGCAGATCGTCGTGCTCGACGAGCCGCTGGCCGGACTCGACCCGGCCGGCCGGGCCGAAATCGTCGCGCTGTTGGCCCGGCTCCACGCCGGCGGGCTCACCATGGTGATCATCTCGCACGACATCGACGAGTTCACCCCGATCTGTAACCGAACGGTGCGGCTGGAGTCGGGCCGGATCGCCGCCGAACCGGAGCTGCTCATGAGTACCGTCGGCCGAGCCGGCTCATGA
- a CDS encoding energy-coupling factor transporter transmembrane component T family protein produces MSTVLLRQVPGTSVVHRLWAGTKLIGVVVLGLPLVWFPIWPVLGITFACFVSICVSARIPLTALPRLRWWFWAVLLGYGLIYLPAGLDAVSSYARLVALGLLLVGSGFLIVWTTPLNEVAPAFATLAAPLRRLRLPVDEWAVTIALCLRGLPLLVDELRLLRAARRLRPRGADRTGRNTLLADLATATLAVATRRAGELGEAITARGGTGQLTAAVRGPTWRDAVALTGLIAVAGFELWLYLVLGGSSG; encoded by the coding sequence ATGAGTACCGTTCTGCTCCGGCAGGTGCCGGGAACCAGCGTGGTGCATCGGCTGTGGGCCGGTACCAAGCTGATCGGCGTCGTCGTGCTGGGTCTGCCGCTTGTCTGGTTCCCGATCTGGCCGGTACTCGGGATCACCTTTGCCTGTTTCGTATCGATCTGCGTATCGGCGCGGATTCCGCTCACCGCATTGCCCCGGCTGCGCTGGTGGTTCTGGGCAGTGTTGCTGGGGTACGGCCTGATCTACCTGCCGGCCGGGCTCGACGCGGTGTCGAGTTACGCCCGGCTGGTGGCCTTGGGCCTCCTGCTGGTCGGTTCGGGATTCTTGATCGTCTGGACCACTCCGCTGAACGAGGTCGCGCCGGCGTTCGCCACATTGGCCGCGCCGCTGCGCCGGTTGCGGCTGCCGGTCGACGAGTGGGCGGTCACCATCGCGCTGTGCCTGCGCGGGCTGCCCCTGCTGGTGGACGAACTGCGACTACTGCGCGCCGCGCGCCGGTTGCGACCGCGCGGGGCCGACCGGACCGGCCGGAACACGCTGCTCGCCGACCTGGCCACGGCCACACTCGCGGTGGCGACGCGGCGCGCCGGCGAGCTGGGTGAGGCGATCACGGCGCGCGGCGGGACCGGGCAACTGACCGCTGCGGTCCGCGGACCGACCTGGCGTGATGCGGTGGCACTGACCGGCCTGATCGCCGTCGCCGGGTTCGAGTTGTGGCTTTACCTGGTGCTCGGTGGGTCGTCCGGCTGA
- a CDS encoding ATP-dependent DNA ligase: MPTSLTFGDSRVELTNLDKVLYPLTGTTKADVIDYYVQISAAMLPHIAGRPVTRKRWPNGVDQPAFFEKNLAPHAPTWLEWRTIRHKARDTRYPVVTTPAGLAWLGQQAALEVHVPQWRFAGDEIGSATRLVFDLDPGEGAGLTECAEVAIAVRDMVAEIGLVAYPVTSGSKGIHLYVPLDRRLSPDGASTVARQVATNLELLHPTLVTATMAKAVRTGKVFLDWSQNSPAKTTIAPYSLRGRPRPTVAAPRTWAEIENPAQLSHLEFPEVLARVASDGDLLHALDPPLSSGAGIPAGSGPDALADYRAKRDSRRTPEPIPAAVPTPGADDRFVIQEHHARRLHYDLRLERDGVLVSWAVPKGVPTSGTRNRLAVRTEDHPLEYLTFHGSIPRGEYGGGEMTIWDTGRYATEKWRLDAGEVIVTLRGGRVDGRYALIRTGGKNWLMHLMSPRNEPAKAAADPSAAEENAADESTAGSTEAELPRSLAPMLATAGSVAELPADGWSFEAKWDGYRLIVEVDRGALTLRSRAGNVVTDRYPGLGELAAALAEHRVVLDGEVVVHDPRGRPDFELLQADGTRAQFLAFDVLYLDGTSLLDKRYRDRRRILEALATAVPALTVPPQLTGTGAQALAASRAAGWEGVVGKRNDSVYLAGKRSPDWLKHKHWRTADVVIGGWRRGRGARAGTLGALLVGVPDDAGVRFVGRVGTGFTDAALADLARRLAPLRRSTSPFVGELPADDRSDAVWVDPRLAGVVRFAEWTGSGRLRHPSWRGLRDERAAAPGQPDDPPSTR; this comes from the coding sequence ATGCCGACCAGTCTGACCTTCGGCGACAGCCGAGTGGAGCTGACCAACCTGGACAAGGTGCTCTACCCGCTGACCGGGACCACCAAAGCCGACGTGATCGACTACTACGTGCAGATAAGTGCGGCGATGCTACCGCATATCGCCGGTCGTCCGGTCACTCGCAAGCGGTGGCCGAACGGGGTGGATCAGCCGGCGTTCTTCGAGAAGAATCTGGCCCCACACGCCCCGACCTGGCTGGAGTGGCGGACGATCCGACACAAGGCCCGCGATACCCGCTACCCGGTGGTAACCACACCGGCCGGGCTCGCTTGGCTCGGCCAGCAGGCCGCGCTGGAGGTGCACGTGCCGCAGTGGCGTTTCGCCGGGGACGAGATCGGCTCCGCGACCCGGCTGGTCTTCGATCTCGATCCGGGGGAGGGCGCCGGACTCACCGAGTGCGCCGAGGTGGCGATCGCGGTTCGGGACATGGTGGCCGAGATCGGACTCGTCGCCTACCCGGTTACCAGCGGGAGCAAAGGGATCCACCTCTACGTGCCGCTGGATCGGCGGCTGTCCCCGGACGGCGCCTCTACGGTTGCCCGCCAGGTCGCCACAAATCTGGAGCTCCTGCATCCCACGCTGGTGACGGCGACCATGGCCAAGGCGGTGCGCACGGGGAAGGTCTTCCTGGACTGGAGCCAGAACAGCCCGGCGAAGACCACCATCGCGCCGTACTCGTTACGCGGCCGGCCGCGGCCGACGGTCGCGGCACCGCGTACCTGGGCCGAGATCGAAAATCCCGCACAGCTATCGCACCTGGAGTTCCCCGAGGTGCTGGCCCGGGTCGCGAGCGACGGCGACCTGCTCCACGCGTTGGATCCGCCGCTGTCGTCGGGCGCGGGAATTCCGGCTGGGTCCGGCCCGGACGCGCTCGCCGACTATCGCGCGAAACGCGATTCGCGTCGGACGCCGGAGCCGATACCCGCCGCCGTCCCCACCCCGGGCGCCGACGATCGGTTCGTGATCCAGGAACATCACGCCCGCCGGCTGCACTACGACCTGCGCCTGGAACGCGACGGCGTGCTGGTGTCCTGGGCGGTCCCCAAGGGGGTGCCCACGTCGGGGACCCGGAACCGGCTGGCCGTGCGGACCGAGGATCACCCGTTGGAGTACCTGACCTTCCACGGGTCGATCCCGCGCGGGGAGTACGGCGGCGGTGAGATGACGATCTGGGACACCGGCCGGTACGCGACCGAGAAGTGGCGACTCGACGCGGGGGAGGTGATCGTGACATTGCGGGGCGGGCGGGTCGACGGACGGTACGCGCTGATCCGGACGGGCGGGAAGAACTGGCTGATGCACCTGATGTCGCCTCGAAACGAGCCGGCGAAAGCCGCCGCCGATCCGAGCGCTGCCGAGGAGAACGCTGCCGACGAGAGCACTGCCGGTAGCACCGAGGCCGAGTTGCCCCGCAGCCTCGCGCCGATGCTCGCCACCGCGGGTTCGGTCGCCGAATTGCCGGCCGACGGGTGGAGCTTCGAAGCGAAATGGGACGGATACCGGTTGATCGTCGAGGTCGACCGCGGCGCGCTCACCCTGCGCAGCCGGGCCGGCAACGTGGTCACCGATCGGTACCCGGGCCTGGGCGAACTGGCAGCCGCGCTGGCCGAACATCGGGTGGTGCTCGACGGCGAGGTCGTCGTGCACGATCCGCGCGGCCGGCCCGACTTCGAGCTCTTGCAGGCCGACGGCACCCGGGCGCAGTTCCTCGCCTTCGACGTGCTGTACCTGGACGGCACGTCCCTGCTCGACAAGCGTTACCGCGACCGGCGCCGAATACTCGAGGCGCTGGCGACGGCGGTTCCGGCGCTGACCGTGCCGCCGCAGCTTACCGGGACCGGCGCGCAGGCATTGGCGGCCAGTCGCGCCGCCGGTTGGGAAGGTGTCGTCGGGAAGCGGAACGACTCGGTGTACCTGGCGGGCAAACGCAGTCCGGACTGGCTGAAACACAAGCATTGGCGCACCGCCGACGTGGTGATCGGCGGTTGGCGGCGGGGCCGGGGAGCGCGGGCCGGCACCCTCGGGGCATTGCTGGTCGGCGTGCCGGACGACGCCGGCGTCCGGTTCGTCGGTCGGGTCGGCACCGGCTTCACCGACGCGGCGCTGGCCGATCTGGCTCGACGGCTCGCCCCGCTGCGCCGCTCGACCAGCCCGTTCGTCGGTGAGCTGCCGGCCGACGATCGTTCCGATGCGGTCTGGGTGGACCCGCGGTTGGCCGGGGTGGTCCGCTTCGCCGAGTGGACCGGATCGGGTCGACTGCGCCACCCCTCGTGGCGCGGTCTGCGCGACGAGCGGGCGGCGGCGCCCGGTCAGCCGGACGACCCACCGAGCACCAGGTAA
- a CDS encoding ABC transporter substrate-binding protein gives MNAVPFTRPVLRVRRGAIMLALAGSLAAACAADPAPPAESSSTSDPAGRITSQMNCGPDSGKSVHPGVLTIATDDPAYPPWFVDNDPGNGRGFEGAVAQAVWERLGYNRDQVAFVKVPFTSALEPGPKDFDFDINQVTIEHSRRAAIDFSAPYYQVAQAVVALSGSPAARATTLAELGGFRLGAADNSTSLSAVTDTIHPAAAIPFPTTDDAKAALIDGRIDALVVDIPTGFQIAGHDIPNSVLVGQFPRPNDVSEFFGLVLQKDSRLTECVSAALESLYQDGTLDRFAKSWLADTTGVRVLE, from the coding sequence ATGAATGCAGTGCCCTTCACCCGGCCTGTCCTCCGCGTACGGCGTGGCGCCATCATGTTGGCGCTGGCCGGTTCGCTGGCTGCCGCTTGCGCGGCAGATCCCGCTCCACCGGCCGAGTCGTCCTCGACGAGCGATCCGGCCGGCCGGATCACCTCCCAGATGAACTGTGGCCCGGATAGCGGCAAGTCGGTGCATCCGGGTGTGCTGACCATCGCGACCGACGATCCGGCCTATCCGCCGTGGTTCGTCGACAACGATCCGGGCAACGGCCGGGGATTCGAGGGGGCGGTCGCCCAGGCCGTGTGGGAGCGGTTGGGGTACAACCGAGATCAGGTGGCCTTCGTGAAGGTGCCGTTCACCAGCGCACTGGAGCCGGGCCCCAAGGACTTCGACTTCGACATCAACCAGGTCACGATAGAACACAGCCGCCGCGCCGCGATCGACTTCTCGGCGCCGTATTATCAAGTCGCCCAAGCGGTCGTCGCCTTGTCCGGTTCACCGGCGGCCCGGGCGACCACCCTGGCCGAATTGGGCGGGTTCCGGCTCGGCGCCGCGGACAACAGCACCAGCCTCAGCGCGGTGACCGACACCATCCATCCGGCCGCCGCCATCCCGTTTCCGACCACCGACGACGCGAAGGCCGCGCTGATCGACGGCCGGATCGATGCACTGGTGGTCGACATCCCCACCGGCTTCCAGATCGCCGGGCACGATATCCCGAACAGCGTCCTGGTCGGCCAGTTTCCCCGGCCGAACGACGTCAGCGAGTTCTTCGGTCTGGTGCTGCAGAAGGACAGCCGGCTGACCGAATGCGTGTCTGCCGCGCTGGAGTCGCTGTATCAGGACGGCACGCTCGACCGGTTCGCCAAGAGCTGGCTCGCCGACACCACCGGGGTCCGGGTACTCGAGTAG
- a CDS encoding substrate-binding domain-containing protein, whose product MRYGHGGTLLRAKDRPAWLKLALLGAALVLLVGGGLYATYRITSGCSEVRTYSLAVDPSIEPAVAKVIDRTPVEDLGCAALQVSSTPSAVVATALDRPGAPALWIPDSSVWVTSAGRHSGQLIDVANQSVATSPVVVVARDKDRPTLPTWQDTLQTPGMALGDPLSESASVGPIVGALAELELGKNTPDRLSAALIPLAQAQAANPDAAALDRRLAEVQSRGGLTVASEQQLVQYLRGVPDAGLVGVVPATGTVALDYPIAVTEPAGPNHDAAKPVAAALAAALAGDDGRAALAEAGLRTPDRSPLADGRGVGQVNLLGAVDPALLETTLRGYAAVALPSRGIFVVDVSGSMAADAGGGSRIDLTVQAGDRGLALFPANAQLGLWAFSTDLDGIGQDWRELVPVRRLDASVDGTTQREQLQVANHTLPNLVSDRGTGLYDSVLAAWRRLKDGWDPRASNVVVLVTDGANQDANSITLPELLDTFRREQDPSKPVKVIAIGITEDADAGVLQQIASATDGTSYITRNPAEIANVYVNATRARAAGN is encoded by the coding sequence ATGCGCTACGGGCACGGCGGCACGCTGCTGCGGGCCAAGGACCGACCGGCGTGGCTGAAGCTGGCCTTGCTCGGGGCGGCGTTGGTGCTGCTGGTCGGTGGCGGCCTCTATGCCACTTATCGCATCACCAGCGGATGTTCCGAGGTTCGGACCTATTCGCTGGCAGTAGACCCGAGTATCGAGCCGGCGGTGGCGAAGGTGATCGACCGGACCCCGGTCGAGGATCTGGGTTGCGCGGCGCTGCAGGTGAGTTCCACCCCGTCCGCGGTGGTGGCGACCGCGCTGGATCGCCCGGGCGCACCGGCGCTGTGGATTCCGGACTCCAGCGTGTGGGTGACCTCGGCGGGTCGGCATTCCGGCCAGCTGATCGACGTCGCCAACCAGTCGGTGGCGACGTCGCCGGTCGTCGTCGTGGCTCGGGACAAGGACCGACCGACGCTGCCGACCTGGCAAGACACGTTGCAGACGCCGGGCATGGCACTCGGTGATCCGCTCAGCGAGAGCGCTTCGGTCGGCCCGATCGTCGGGGCCCTGGCCGAGCTGGAACTGGGTAAGAACACGCCGGACCGGTTGTCCGCGGCGCTGATTCCACTTGCGCAGGCGCAGGCTGCGAATCCGGATGCGGCGGCGCTCGACCGGCGACTGGCCGAGGTCCAGAGTCGTGGTGGGCTCACGGTCGCATCGGAGCAGCAGCTGGTGCAATACCTGCGGGGAGTGCCGGATGCCGGCCTGGTCGGCGTGGTCCCGGCAACCGGTACGGTCGCACTCGACTATCCGATCGCCGTGACCGAGCCGGCCGGCCCGAATCACGATGCGGCGAAACCGGTGGCTGCGGCGCTGGCTGCGGCGCTGGCCGGTGACGACGGTCGTGCCGCGCTGGCCGAGGCGGGCTTGCGGACGCCGGACCGGTCCCCGCTCGCCGACGGGCGTGGTGTCGGGCAGGTGAACCTGCTCGGTGCGGTCGACCCGGCTCTGCTGGAGACAACCTTGCGCGGCTATGCGGCTGTTGCCTTGCCCAGCCGCGGCATCTTCGTCGTCGACGTATCCGGGTCGATGGCCGCCGACGCCGGTGGCGGGAGCCGGATCGACCTCACGGTGCAGGCCGGCGATCGCGGACTCGCGTTGTTCCCGGCCAACGCGCAGCTCGGTCTCTGGGCGTTCTCCACCGATCTGGACGGGATCGGCCAGGACTGGCGGGAGCTGGTACCGGTCCGCAGACTGGATGCGTCGGTCGACGGAACCACGCAGCGTGAGCAGCTGCAAGTGGCCAACCACACGCTGCCGAATCTGGTCTCGGACCGGGGAACGGGCCTGTACGACTCGGTCCTGGCGGCGTGGCGCCGGCTGAAAGACGGCTGGGATCCGCGGGCGTCGAACGTGGTGGTGCTGGTCACCGACGGCGCCAATCAGGATGCGAACTCGATCACGCTGCCGGAACTGCTGGACACCTTTCGGCGCGAGCAGGACCCGTCGAAGCCGGTGAAAGTGATTGCCATCGGCATCACCGAGGATGCCGACGCGGGCGTATTGCAGCAGATCGCGAGCGCGACCGACGGCACCAGCTACATCACCCGCAACCCGGCCGAGATCGCCAATGTGTACGTGAACGCGACCCGCGCTCGGGCCGCCGGAAACTGA